CGCTCGTTCAGTGGTAGGTCATTGAGTTGCCCCCACTCCCGGATCCTTGGGACTCAGGGGTATGTAGGGCATCCTCCTACGGGAACACGCTTAATTAAAACATTAATAGAATTTAAATCTTCACCCCACCCCTAGAAGAGGCAAGGCTTGCCGTTCTTTTTATGATCATGAGCAATAATACCAAGCCCCCTCACACCATTAAATGAGGCTACAATATTCCTCATTAACCTTGAGGGTTCAATCATTAGCTTCCTAGATTTAAGTCCTGAAAAATCACCTGTACATAACAACTCAATTACATTAACATTATCCTCAAGCCTATTAATGCATTCCTGCATCCTACTAATGATTTTACCTCTATTAACTTTACCTGCACCCCACTTCTTAACCTAGTGACAAGAACATAATCACCAAGCTTATGTGGCTAATA
This region of Caldivirga sp. genomic DNA includes:
- a CDS encoding AroM family protein, whose protein sequence is MQECINRLEDNVNVIELLCTGDFSGLKSRKLMIEPSRLMRNIVASFNGVRGLGIIAHDHKKNGKPCLF